The proteins below come from a single Streptomyces sp. M92 genomic window:
- a CDS encoding N-acetylmuramoyl-L-alanine amidase yields MGAKHESTGASGGGSKDGDRRIGRRALLVGGTAAAVGTAVLARDELSRLWWRVPGVERPREEGAVDYTAARWVAASDENWRRADRPDDFGIDMVIVHVTQGSFASAVKAFQNPAHKAATHYIVGQDGRVTQMIRELDVAYHAGNRDYNERSVGIEHEGFVDRPQDFTDAMYAASARLTAGICARYDIPLDREHIIGHVEVPGTDHTDPGPHWDWDRYLELVRRAATSAPSPGTSQSA; encoded by the coding sequence ATGGGGGCGAAGCACGAATCCACAGGCGCATCCGGCGGCGGGTCCAAGGACGGGGACCGGCGCATCGGCCGGCGGGCGCTGCTCGTCGGCGGCACCGCGGCGGCCGTGGGCACCGCCGTGCTGGCGCGCGACGAGCTGTCCCGCCTGTGGTGGCGCGTTCCGGGCGTGGAGCGGCCCCGCGAGGAGGGTGCGGTCGACTACACCGCGGCCCGCTGGGTGGCGGCCTCGGACGAGAACTGGCGGCGCGCCGACCGGCCCGACGACTTCGGCATCGACATGGTGATCGTCCATGTCACGCAGGGCAGCTTCGCGAGCGCGGTGAAGGCGTTCCAGAACCCGGCGCACAAGGCGGCCACGCACTACATCGTGGGGCAGGACGGCCGGGTCACCCAGATGATCCGCGAGCTGGACGTCGCCTACCACGCGGGCAACCGCGACTACAACGAGCGCAGTGTCGGCATCGAGCACGAGGGTTTCGTGGACCGCCCGCAGGACTTCACCGACGCGATGTACGCCGCATCGGCGCGGCTGACGGCGGGGATCTGCGCGCGGTACGACATACCGCTGGACCGTGAGCACATCATCGGTCACGTGGAGGTGCCGGGCACCGACCACACCGATCCGGGGCCGCACTGGGACTGGGACCGGTACCTGGAGCTGGTGCGGCGGGCGGCGACGAGTGCCCCCTCCCCCGGCACCTCGCAGAGCGCCTGA
- a CDS encoding DUF427 domain-containing protein codes for MTEGLKGLKGHRITVEPSERHVRVVHGGQVLAESDAALVLHETGCPDRYYIPAGDVRTDLLSPSATTTHCPFKGDASYWSLPDAADLVWAYPDPKPEVAEIEGHLCFYDVEVS; via the coding sequence GTGACCGAGGGACTCAAGGGACTCAAGGGACACCGCATCACCGTCGAGCCGAGCGAGCGGCACGTGCGCGTGGTGCACGGCGGGCAGGTGCTGGCGGAGAGCGACGCGGCGCTGGTGCTGCACGAGACGGGCTGTCCGGACCGGTACTACATCCCGGCCGGCGACGTGCGGACCGACCTGCTGTCGCCGTCCGCCACGACCACCCACTGCCCCTTCAAGGGGGACGCCTCCTACTGGTCGCTGCCGGACGCGGCGGACCTGGTCTGGGCGTACCCGGACCCGAAGCCGGAGGTGGCGGAGATCGAGGGGCACCTCTGTTTCTACGACGTCGAGGTGTCCTGA
- a CDS encoding cysteine desulfurase family protein — protein sequence MAYLDHAATTPMLPEAVEALTAHLSATGNASSLHASGRRARRTVEEARETLAEALGARPSEVVLTSGGTEADNLAVKGLYWARRDADPARTRVLASPVEHHAVLDAVHWLGEHEGATVEYLPVDPHGRVHPEALREAIARNPGDVALATVMWANNEIGTIMPVRELADAAAEFDVPLHADAVQAFGQLPVDFAASGLAAMTVSGHKIGGPYGIGALLLGREYSPVPVLHGGGQERHVRSGTLDVPAVASFAVAGRLAAGQREWFAREVGALRDALVAAVRAAVPDAILGGDPAPEGRLPANAHFTFPGCEGDSLLLLLDAQGIECSTGSACTAGVAQPSHVLLAAGTDPDLARGTLRFSLGHTSTEADVEALAKAIGPAVERARAAGLS from the coding sequence ATGGCTTACCTCGACCACGCCGCGACGACCCCGATGCTTCCCGAGGCAGTCGAGGCACTCACCGCGCACCTGAGCGCCACCGGCAACGCCTCCTCCCTCCACGCGTCCGGCCGCCGCGCACGGCGCACCGTCGAGGAGGCCCGCGAGACGCTCGCCGAGGCCCTCGGTGCCCGGCCCAGCGAGGTGGTCCTCACCTCCGGCGGCACCGAGGCCGACAACCTCGCGGTCAAGGGCCTGTACTGGGCCCGCCGCGACGCCGACCCGGCCCGCACCCGGGTCCTGGCCAGCCCCGTAGAGCACCACGCCGTCCTCGACGCCGTCCACTGGCTCGGCGAGCACGAGGGCGCGACGGTCGAGTACCTGCCCGTCGACCCCCACGGCCGCGTCCACCCCGAGGCGCTGCGCGAGGCCATCGCCCGAAACCCCGGCGACGTCGCCCTCGCCACCGTCATGTGGGCCAACAACGAGATCGGCACGATCATGCCGGTCCGTGAACTCGCCGATGCGGCGGCCGAGTTCGACGTGCCGCTGCACGCCGACGCGGTCCAGGCGTTCGGTCAGCTCCCGGTCGACTTCGCCGCCTCCGGGCTCGCCGCGATGACGGTTTCCGGCCACAAGATCGGCGGTCCGTACGGCATCGGCGCGCTGCTGCTGGGCCGCGAGTACAGCCCCGTACCGGTCCTGCACGGCGGCGGCCAGGAACGCCACGTCCGCTCCGGCACCCTCGACGTCCCCGCCGTAGCCTCCTTCGCGGTCGCCGGGCGCCTCGCCGCCGGGCAGCGCGAGTGGTTCGCCCGCGAGGTCGGCGCCCTGCGCGACGCTCTGGTCGCCGCGGTCCGCGCGGCCGTCCCGGACGCGATCCTCGGCGGCGACCCGGCACCGGAGGGCCGCCTGCCCGCCAACGCCCACTTCACCTTCCCGGGCTGCGAGGGCGACTCCCTCCTCCTCCTGCTCGACGCCCAGGGCATCGAATGTTCCACCGGCTCCGCCTGCACCGCGGGCGTCGCCCAGCCCAGCCACGTCCTGCTCGCCGCCGGCACCGACCCCGACCTGGCCCGCGGGACCCTGCGCTTCTCCCTCGGCCACACCTCCACCGAGGCGGACGTGGAGGCGCTCGCCAAGGCGATCGGCCCGGCGGTGGAGCGGGCACGGGCGGCAGGGCTGAGTTAG
- a CDS encoding TIGR00730 family Rossman fold protein, which translates to MNICVFLSAADLDERYTRPAREFAELLGKGGHTLVWGGSDVGLMKVVADGVQEAGGRLLGVSVDFLAAKAREGADEMVIAPDLAERKRLLLEKADAVVIMVGGTGTLDEATEILELKKHGHTDKPVVLLNTAGFYDGLKEQFRRMEDEGFLPRPLTELVFFAEEPVGALAYLEESQGIE; encoded by the coding sequence ATGAACATCTGCGTCTTCCTCTCCGCCGCCGACCTCGACGAGCGCTACACACGCCCCGCGCGGGAGTTCGCCGAACTGCTCGGCAAGGGCGGTCACACCCTCGTCTGGGGCGGCTCCGACGTCGGTCTGATGAAGGTCGTCGCCGACGGGGTCCAGGAGGCCGGGGGACGCCTGCTCGGGGTCTCGGTCGACTTCCTGGCGGCCAAGGCGCGCGAGGGCGCCGACGAGATGGTGATCGCGCCGGACCTCGCCGAACGCAAGCGGCTGCTGCTGGAGAAGGCCGACGCCGTGGTGATCATGGTGGGCGGCACCGGCACGCTGGACGAGGCCACCGAGATCCTGGAGCTGAAGAAGCACGGGCACACCGACAAGCCCGTCGTCCTGCTCAACACGGCGGGCTTCTACGACGGACTCAAGGAGCAGTTCCGCCGCATGGAGGACGAGGGCTTCCTGCCCCGCCCCCTCACCGAGCTGGTCTTCTTCGCCGAGGAGCCGGTCGGCGCGCTCGCCTACCTGGAGGAGAGCCAGGGCATCGAGTGA
- the mnmA gene encoding tRNA 2-thiouridine(34) synthase MnmA has protein sequence MTDTPQRTRPLRVLAAMSGGVDSAVAAARAAEAGHDVTGVHLALSANPQSFRTGARGCCTIEDSRDARRAADVIGIPFYVWDLADRFREDVVEDFVAEYEAGRTPNPCLRCNEKIKFAALLDKALALGFDAVCTGHYAQVILREDGTRELHRASDMAKDQSYVLGVLDDRQLAHAMFPLGDTVTTKDEIRAEAERRGLAVAKKPDSHDICFIADGDTQGFLAGRLGKAEGDIVDEAGNRLGTHEGAYGYTIGQRKGLRIGTPAPDGKPRYVLDISPVNNTVTVGPAEALDVDALRAVKPRWCGAAPTGPGTYTAQLRAHGGETEVRAEPVDGALEVTFTEPVRGVAPGQAIVLYDGTRVVGSATIASTTRARAGAA, from the coding sequence ATGACTGACACCCCGCAGCGCACCCGTCCCCTCCGCGTCCTCGCCGCCATGTCGGGCGGCGTCGACTCCGCCGTCGCCGCCGCCCGCGCCGCCGAGGCGGGGCACGACGTGACCGGCGTCCACCTCGCCCTCTCCGCGAACCCGCAGTCCTTCCGCACCGGCGCGCGGGGCTGTTGCACCATCGAGGACTCGCGGGACGCCCGCCGCGCCGCGGACGTCATCGGCATCCCGTTCTACGTGTGGGACCTCGCCGACCGCTTCCGGGAGGACGTGGTCGAGGACTTCGTCGCCGAGTACGAGGCGGGCCGCACCCCGAACCCGTGCCTGCGCTGCAACGAGAAGATCAAGTTCGCCGCGCTGCTCGACAAGGCGCTGGCGCTCGGCTTCGACGCCGTCTGCACCGGCCACTACGCCCAGGTGATCCTCCGCGAGGACGGCACCCGCGAGCTGCACCGCGCGTCCGACATGGCCAAGGACCAGAGCTACGTCCTCGGCGTGCTCGACGACCGCCAGCTCGCCCACGCGATGTTCCCCCTCGGCGACACGGTCACCACCAAGGACGAAATCCGCGCGGAGGCCGAGCGCAGGGGCCTGGCCGTCGCCAAGAAGCCCGACTCGCACGACATCTGCTTCATCGCCGACGGCGACACCCAGGGCTTCCTGGCCGGGCGCCTCGGCAAGGCGGAGGGCGACATCGTCGACGAGGCGGGCAACCGGCTCGGCACCCACGAGGGCGCCTACGGGTACACCATCGGCCAGCGCAAGGGCCTCAGGATCGGCACCCCGGCCCCCGACGGCAAGCCGCGCTACGTCCTGGACATCTCCCCGGTGAACAACACCGTGACGGTCGGGCCGGCCGAGGCCCTGGACGTGGACGCCCTGCGCGCGGTCAAGCCCCGCTGGTGCGGCGCCGCCCCCACCGGTCCCGGCACCTACACCGCCCAGCTCCGCGCCCACGGCGGCGAGACCGAGGTGCGCGCGGAACCGGTCGACGGCGCCCTGGAGGTGACGTTCACCGAGCCGGTGCGCGGCGTCGCCCCCGGCCAGGCGATCGTGCTGTACGACGGCACACGCGTGGTGGGGTCGGCGACGATCGCGTCCACCACGCGCGCGCGGGCGGGCGCGGCCTGA
- a CDS encoding SDR family oxidoreductase encodes MATHVITGAGSGIGAAVARRLHERGDEIVLHARDAGRAKELAAALPGARTLVGDLADPDKLSWAFSHQTLPDRVDSLLHIAGVVDLGPVGDLTPKTWRGQLNVNLVAPAELTRLFLPQLRVAQGHVLFVNSGSGLNAHAGWSAYAASKHGLKALADSLRHEEHAHGVRVTSVYPGRTASPMQAKVHRQEGKEYDPAQWIDPESVATTILMALDLPRDAEVNDLTVRPGR; translated from the coding sequence ATGGCTACACATGTGATCACCGGAGCGGGCTCCGGCATCGGCGCGGCCGTCGCCCGCCGCCTGCACGAACGCGGCGACGAGATCGTGCTCCACGCGCGCGACGCGGGCCGCGCGAAGGAACTGGCGGCCGCGCTCCCCGGCGCGAGGACGCTGGTCGGCGACCTGGCGGACCCGGACAAGCTCTCCTGGGCGTTCTCCCACCAGACGCTGCCCGACCGCGTGGACTCCCTGCTGCACATCGCCGGCGTCGTCGACCTCGGCCCGGTCGGCGACCTCACCCCGAAGACCTGGCGGGGCCAGCTCAACGTCAACCTGGTCGCCCCCGCCGAGCTGACCCGCCTCTTCCTGCCCCAGCTCCGCGTCGCCCAGGGCCACGTGCTGTTCGTCAACTCCGGCTCGGGCCTCAACGCCCACGCCGGCTGGTCCGCGTACGCCGCCTCCAAGCACGGCCTGAAGGCCCTCGCCGACTCCCTCCGCCACGAGGAGCACGCCCACGGCGTCCGCGTCACCTCCGTCTACCCCGGCCGCACCGCCAGCCCCATGCAGGCCAAGGTTCACCGGCAGGAGGGCAAGGAGTACGACCCCGCGCAGTGGATCGACCCCGAGTCGGTGGCCACGACGATCCTGATGGCGCTGGACCTCCCGAGGGACGCGGAGGTCAACGACCTGACGGTGCGCCCGGGACGGTAA
- a CDS encoding alpha/beta fold hydrolase — MEKTTVSRDGTLIAYERSGRGPAVVLVSGAMSTGATMAPLAAGLAGRLDVTVYDRRGRGASGDTAPYAVEREIEDLAALIEAVGGEASLYGMSSGGALALRAAASGLPVRRVAVYEVPYAMDDAAARAAAEYTERLTEALGQGRRGDAVELFLRHTGLGEEMIRGARQSPMWAGMESVAPSLAYDDAAMGDSRVPRDAIASIGAPVLALAGGASDAWWHDAARAVAEAAADGTYGTVEGQTHMVEPGMLAPVLTEFFGR; from the coding sequence ATGGAGAAGACGACTGTTTCACGTGACGGCACCCTGATCGCCTACGAGCGCTCGGGACGGGGACCGGCGGTCGTGCTCGTCAGCGGCGCCATGTCGACGGGCGCCACGATGGCGCCGCTGGCCGCCGGGCTGGCGGGGCGCCTCGACGTCACCGTGTACGACCGCCGGGGGCGCGGCGCGAGCGGCGACACCGCGCCCTACGCGGTGGAGCGCGAGATCGAGGACCTGGCGGCGCTGATCGAGGCGGTGGGCGGCGAGGCGTCGTTGTACGGCATGTCGTCGGGCGGCGCGCTGGCGCTCCGGGCGGCGGCGAGCGGGCTGCCCGTGCGCCGGGTCGCGGTGTACGAGGTGCCGTACGCCATGGACGACGCCGCCGCGCGGGCCGCGGCCGAGTACACCGAGCGGCTGACCGAGGCGCTGGGGCAGGGGCGGCGCGGGGACGCGGTGGAGCTGTTCCTGCGCCACACCGGGTTGGGTGAGGAGATGATCCGGGGTGCCCGGCAGTCTCCCATGTGGGCGGGGATGGAGTCGGTGGCGCCGAGTCTGGCGTACGACGACGCCGCGATGGGCGACAGCCGGGTACCGCGTGACGCGATCGCCTCGATCGGCGCACCCGTGCTGGCCCTCGCGGGCGGCGCGAGCGACGCGTGGTGGCACGACGCGGCACGCGCGGTCGCCGAGGCGGCTGCGGACGGCACGTACGGCACCGTCGAGGGGCAGACCCACATGGTGGAGCCGGGAATGCTCGCGCCGGTGCTGACGGAGTTCTTCGGCCGGTGA
- the ligA gene encoding NAD-dependent DNA ligase LigA: MAGDKQAETTNVPAEAREKHVQLAEQIEEHRFRYYVNDAPVVSDADFDRLLRSLEELEEQYPELRTPDSPTQKVAGSYETEFTAVEHRSRMLSLDNTFNDEEMAAWTERIAKELGEQEYHFLCELKVDGLAVNLTYERGRLVRAATRGDGRTGEDITPNVRTITEIPDRLKGDEVPDLVEIRGEVYFPMEKFQELNARLNEAGDKPFANPRNAAAGSLRQKDPRVTATRPLHMVVHGIGVLEGYKGMTRLSQAYDLLKTWGLPTSPHNRVVDGLDGVREFIAHYGENRHSVAHEIDGVVVKLDEIRLQGRLGSTARAPRWAIAYKYAPEEVNTKLVDIKVGVGRTGRVTPYAQVEPVTVAGSEVEFATLHNQEVVKAKGVLIGDTVVLRKAGDVIPEILGPVADLRDGGEREFVMPAECPECGTPLRAMKEGDIDLRCPNARTCPAQLRERVAYLAGRECLDIEHFGGVVAAALTGPLEPADPPLVDEGDLFDLTVEKLLPIKAYVLDPDSGLPRRDPKTGEEKIATVFANKEGEPKKNTLALLKYIEEAKTRPLARFINGLSIRYVGPVAAQALAREFRSIDRIEQATEEELALADGVGGTIAAAVKEWFAEDWHREIVRKWKAAGVPLEEQSTGEDEGPRPLEGLTVVVTGTLENFTRDGAKDALQSRGAKVTGSVSKKTSFVVVGDNPGSKYDKAMQVKVPVLNEDGFTVLLEQGPEAAAEVALSAEE; encoded by the coding sequence GTGGCCGGCGACAAGCAAGCGGAGACGACGAACGTGCCCGCCGAGGCACGCGAGAAGCACGTGCAGCTCGCTGAGCAGATCGAGGAGCACCGCTTCCGGTACTACGTGAACGACGCCCCCGTCGTCAGCGACGCGGACTTCGACCGGCTGCTGCGATCCCTGGAGGAGCTGGAGGAGCAGTACCCGGAGCTGCGCACCCCGGACTCCCCGACCCAGAAGGTCGCCGGGTCCTACGAGACGGAGTTCACGGCCGTCGAGCACCGCTCCCGCATGCTCTCCCTCGACAACACCTTCAACGACGAGGAGATGGCCGCCTGGACCGAGCGCATCGCCAAGGAGCTGGGCGAGCAGGAGTACCACTTCCTGTGCGAGCTGAAGGTCGACGGACTCGCCGTCAACCTCACCTACGAACGCGGCCGCCTCGTCCGCGCCGCCACCCGCGGCGACGGCCGCACCGGCGAGGACATCACCCCCAACGTCCGCACCATCACCGAGATCCCGGACCGCCTGAAGGGCGACGAGGTCCCCGACCTCGTGGAGATCCGCGGTGAGGTCTACTTCCCGATGGAGAAGTTCCAGGAGCTCAACGCCCGGTTGAACGAGGCGGGGGACAAGCCCTTCGCCAACCCGCGCAACGCGGCGGCCGGTTCGCTGCGCCAGAAGGACCCGCGCGTCACCGCCACTCGCCCGCTGCACATGGTGGTCCACGGCATCGGCGTCCTGGAGGGGTACAAGGGCATGACCCGCCTCTCCCAGGCCTACGACCTGCTCAAGACCTGGGGCCTGCCCACCTCCCCGCACAACAGGGTGGTCGACGGCCTCGACGGCGTACGCGAGTTCATCGCCCACTACGGCGAGAACCGGCACTCGGTGGCCCACGAGATCGACGGTGTCGTCGTCAAGCTCGACGAGATCCGCCTTCAGGGACGCCTCGGCTCCACGGCCCGCGCGCCCCGCTGGGCCATCGCTTACAAGTACGCGCCGGAGGAGGTCAACACCAAGCTCGTCGACATCAAGGTCGGTGTCGGCCGCACCGGCCGCGTCACTCCGTACGCGCAGGTCGAGCCGGTCACCGTGGCCGGCAGCGAGGTGGAGTTCGCCACGCTGCACAACCAGGAGGTCGTCAAGGCCAAGGGCGTCCTCATCGGCGACACCGTGGTGCTGCGCAAGGCCGGTGACGTCATCCCGGAGATCCTCGGCCCGGTCGCCGACCTGCGGGACGGCGGCGAGCGGGAGTTCGTGATGCCGGCCGAGTGCCCCGAGTGCGGGACGCCGCTGCGGGCCATGAAGGAGGGCGACATCGACCTCCGCTGCCCCAACGCCCGCACCTGCCCGGCCCAGTTGCGCGAGCGCGTCGCCTACCTCGCCGGCCGTGAGTGCCTGGACATCGAGCACTTCGGCGGTGTCGTGGCGGCCGCGCTGACCGGGCCCCTGGAGCCGGCCGACCCGCCGCTGGTGGACGAGGGCGACCTCTTCGACCTCACCGTCGAGAAACTGCTGCCCATCAAGGCGTACGTCCTCGACCCGGACAGCGGACTGCCCAGGCGCGACCCCAAGACGGGCGAGGAGAAGATCGCCACGGTCTTCGCCAACAAGGAGGGCGAGCCGAAGAAGAACACGCTCGCCCTGCTCAAGTACATCGAGGAGGCCAAGACCCGCCCGCTGGCCCGCTTCATCAACGGCCTGTCCATCCGGTACGTGGGTCCGGTCGCCGCCCAGGCGCTGGCCCGGGAGTTCCGCTCCATCGACCGGATCGAGCAGGCCACCGAGGAGGAGCTGGCGCTCGCGGACGGAGTGGGCGGCACCATCGCCGCCGCGGTCAAGGAGTGGTTCGCCGAGGACTGGCACCGCGAGATCGTCCGTAAGTGGAAGGCGGCCGGAGTTCCGCTGGAGGAGCAGTCGACCGGCGAGGACGAGGGCCCGCGCCCGCTGGAGGGACTCACCGTCGTCGTCACCGGCACCCTGGAGAACTTCACCCGGGACGGAGCGAAGGACGCCCTGCAGAGCAGGGGCGCCAAGGTGACCGGATCGGTCTCCAAGAAGACCTCGTTCGTCGTGGTCGGTGACAATCCAGGGTCCAAATACGACAAGGCCATGCAAGTGAAGGTGCCGGTTCTGAACGAGGACGGTTTCACCGTCCTGCTGGAGCAGGGACCCGAGGCGGCGGCCGAAGTCGCGCTTTCGGCCGAGGAATAG
- a CDS encoding methionine synthase, which yields MNDNPRFGPATGIGSLPGQDAREAAKTSTGTFEDFPFLPELPARGPGADMIGRTAGLLVELYARVEPSGWRLGDHPGRDTKRARSWLGEDLDALEEFTQGYEGPLKVQAVGPWTLAAALELRNGEAVLSDAGACRDLAASLAEGLRLHLAEVRRRVPGARVVLQLDEPSLTAVLRGRVRTASGYRTHRAADRQVVESALRDLVAVHADGPVVVHSCAPEVPFALLRRAGVAGVSFDFSLLTERDDEAIGEAVEGGTHLFAGVVPGTDTALSDPAGSVMGVRTLWRRLGLHPGLLAEAVTVTPSCGLAGASPEYARRALAHCVRATRSLADNPE from the coding sequence GTGAACGACAACCCCCGCTTCGGCCCCGCCACCGGCATCGGCTCCCTGCCTGGCCAGGACGCCCGCGAGGCCGCGAAAACCAGCACCGGCACCTTCGAGGACTTCCCCTTCCTCCCGGAACTGCCCGCCCGCGGCCCCGGCGCCGACATGATCGGCCGCACCGCCGGCCTGCTCGTCGAGCTGTACGCGCGGGTGGAACCCAGCGGCTGGCGCCTCGGCGACCATCCCGGCCGGGACACCAAACGGGCCCGCTCCTGGCTCGGGGAGGACCTCGACGCCCTGGAGGAGTTCACCCAGGGCTACGAGGGCCCGCTCAAGGTCCAGGCCGTCGGCCCCTGGACCCTCGCCGCCGCCCTGGAGCTGCGCAACGGAGAGGCCGTCCTCTCCGACGCCGGCGCCTGCCGCGACCTCGCCGCCTCGCTCGCCGAGGGCCTGCGCCTGCACCTGGCCGAGGTGCGGCGCCGGGTGCCCGGCGCCCGCGTCGTCCTCCAGCTCGACGAGCCGTCCCTCACCGCCGTGCTGCGCGGCCGGGTGCGCACCGCCAGCGGCTACCGCACCCACCGCGCCGCCGACCGGCAGGTCGTCGAGTCCGCCCTCCGCGACCTCGTCGCCGTCCACGCCGACGGCCCGGTCGTCGTCCACTCCTGCGCCCCCGAAGTGCCCTTCGCCCTGCTGCGCCGGGCGGGCGTCGCCGGCGTCTCCTTCGACTTCTCGCTCCTCACCGAGCGTGACGACGAGGCGATCGGCGAGGCGGTCGAGGGCGGCACCCACCTGTTCGCCGGTGTCGTCCCGGGCACGGACACCGCATTGTCAGACCCTGCCGGTAGCGTCATGGGTGTCAGAACGCTGTGGCGCAGGCTGGGGCTGCATCCGGGGCTTCTCGCGGAGGCAGTCACCGTCACGCCGTCGTGCGGACTCGCGGGCGCGTCCCCCGAGTACGCCCGCCGGGCCCTCGCCCACTGCGTCCGGGCGACGAGATCCCTCGCGGACAACCCAGAGTAA